A section of the Choristoneura fumiferana chromosome 5, NRCan_CFum_1, whole genome shotgun sequence genome encodes:
- the E(bx) gene encoding nucleosome-remodeling factor subunit NURF301 E(bx), translated as MMSGRGAKKRGRPPKSGNIEKNRKFQYHLLKKPKYLQAQNLGTGSLASTPTASRASSPLGSDISKRSTRKQRGGKTHKSKRGGLSSVYSRRGYNPQAADYHESEYHYGSDFGDDYSDRSEPEEDRGSDSSEASVADGNASDSDFSVSSYSTTGGTPRKASGNILRPPSPDPLWLQQERQIPPLDLPPSSDDLIIPQNLVLQVVGIYEVLRHFRHLVRLSPFRVEDLCAAVSCEDQSNLLIEIHIMLLKALLREEDAQQTHFGPLDHKDSVNITLFLLDVMTWPEVLRVYVESDKSFDKNVVKIVNSCEYPFTNVGDRLAVLQFLCNQFLITNPVRDDLLSEVPIHYDDHCRVCHRLGDLLCCETCPAVYHLECVDPPLVDVPSEDWQCALCRQHKTIGVTDCLPDAEKQGLLCRHEHLGFDRHGRKYWFIARRIFVEAENGEVWYYSSPQQLQELMDVLDADEMETPLVRELLEMKEEILRQMTITEKLTNQAKGNRKSYLEVENANILKQKKLRQEQRQQEQNIGLRIEDEKEINDSTLVPDGDVENEVTVTTEGPVVDYDDNDMNNDDDYKRKNNAANKLKTSTQKKTEEISERLTRLKSNQISNGTYLFKLGNENQFKNYVNQYTTNPLALNKPQRNEERDKKRYMSHKFSLSCGQDFKWIGLLNATKPLLVATLRQTLLQLESNIVVQFMHPNWTLLRKPWVQAVQLCQAPRDFARALCVLQACIKSVVWSPAWHEQLGHVRLIRTTAVEREERKKLDKREKKERDEEEERNRTAYNFVKYSLGLRHQVWKQKGEEYRIHGQWGWLWNSSTRKFKKHNINLKPTLNQGPAKIAVRVREGSIIKVLAVEPKTHEYLMSYETAGNDVLEKLPPSMRNLKIEKEDDDFEEIDVEKALSSSTRRYYPKIARKSKLDDFLARRTYLKFMEEKKLTNILANVKKEETDVKSEDDKNIDIENDEPEQEETSICVPPNDLKHKTVNNSVAKNIDNLRDQYVKLTQVTKHYKCYSVGCHKIDTSNLLQGSGVKHSCYSPSCIKKENILNELLSLIKGSKMVNSTSTLINSKDSNRMSILEQYLLGKSSINTVSTNENILTDLLSAVACAQECDVKSTDYFVKRKFSEDCDINIKTEKQEDLNAACLLKTESTLEESAVPAVGNEMDIDITCNNNDDSEVEIGPLKELTDNDPQTEESPDADADSDQSRPPIPKLRITRGRSAKPTPSKAIHNNNANDSYKCSVTPAKDNPPKYRATVNRRFGQTRPLKREDKQIKEEKTESGFVRVYSTEYPSSKVYLKRVQTSAVEKKKKRTPVKYPLCSTFHTRSKAKTIMVLPHHELRKLCRQAGLNTVSGFSHSAKPNQAVWPYQCARPLFKTCWLYRTVNLQWLASAALQLRVMWTCLRWDDMAAKPATADGKHQLTTDTEIVSLELLKHRHVGQFSERTQYLRRRVVIPLELPKTVREVTSIRSGLRKRKRAESPQNTEPQVSEEWVDEDKLELWEVRQYGERAERATPVTRTSTGKLPARAPPPAAAAATDLKDKMEQQLREQRAAHQQKRALELSQDKSKTTPNQNSGKSTLTSLLTTNASTPTGQKTVIGTRRIIMTKGADGTTRVVSQPIAVAKTPQPAETVKAAATPQKEGPQKVQIIRAPDGKLTVRGLLAGQQLIQMPDGKLHVVMAGQHGIAGHLVAASSPAQKPAEPASIENNDKLVSIPKAVVEEPKPSPRVPAQQIVFQGNRQIVVQPQQVVVQSTPRPALQPRLQTVLVQGQIMQRQMAPAPAPRPAPPPPPPPPPPRPRPPNTQQIVVNNPVLVQQIAAGKIQLATVNGQQVLIRPTGNNQAQIVAHIGQSITQPAAPAPVAAQLPVVRPAVVAPAPSAAPPPPQLPQLQQQIQQQQQQQQQQQQQQQQQQQQQQQQQQQQQQQLTEDQITENRLLVGQPPGTVIKTVTAQVMQTSSGPRIVLQGLHGYSLTPQQLALVQHQVKQQLLKAQESTGKQGMLGPMKMYLAVQPPPTAPPPLAPVAPQALQPVPLPTHQEVNEDHVKRQPLVNGEDSVAEATSHKEATPSNPEDIPQNKTKTDIVNSSQDVVIQSNKFVLTPDYIQQTIKSALKQENLNPEIEEKLLQLQRYQEKQMKPEANVIAQQMEREPRVVAVAARARTPSPPPPARRRVVSRHTDDDDEWVDSSPRKRLRGARAPSPPPAAPAPAPAPPPPPRPPPRAPARAAATPAPAAPPAQRPPVSALDERRRAASNHSRMQMLLFKHKEMLKKDIIKKRGLLEKELGIEIQKELSAELALRTRAERSKQEEVRGGSGGGKRRSGGARDNTPRAGGKKPVKKEKLLCICRTPYDNTKFYVGCEHCSNWFHGDCVGVTEEMSKTMEEYVCPDCRRAAETQELYCLCRQPYDNSQFYICCDRCQDWFHGRCVGILQSEADNIDEYICPNCQKNNSVNYANMKELTMKDFENLKRLIKQIQLHKNAWPFMEPVDPREAPTYYKIIKEPMDLQTVERKVNEQTYVMLSEFIGDMTKIFDNCRYFNPKDSEFYRCADGLEAFFAQKIKYFREKLFESTQ; from the exons ATGATGTCGGGAAGAGGTGCAAAGAAACGCGGGAGACCCCCAAAATCTGGAAATATTGAGAAAAACAGGAAATTTCAGTATCATCTATTAaaaaaaccaaaatatttacaagcgcAAAACTTGGGAACCGGGTCTCTGGCTAGCACGCCGACTGCGTCGAGGGCATCTTCTCCGCTAGGTAGCGATATAAGTAAACGGAGCACACGAAAACAAAGGGGAGGTAAAACTCACAAGTCTAAAAGAGGAGGTTTGTCTAGTGTATACTCTCGAAGAGGATATAATCCTCAGGCAGCTGACTACCATGAATCGGAGTACCACTATGGCTCTGATTTTGGCGACGATTATAGCGACAGATCTGAGCCTGAGGAAGATCGCGGTAGCGACAGTTCTGAAGCGTCGGTTGCCGACGGCAACGCTAGCGACAGTGACTTCTCGGTGAGCAGTTACAGCACTACTGGGGGTACTCCTCGGAAGGCCAGTGGCAACATCCTGCGCCCACCAAGTCCAGACCCTCTTTGGCTGCAGCAGGAAAGGCAAATCCCCCCGCTGGATCTGCCTCCGTCTTCTGATGATTTAATAATCCCTCAAAACCTGGTTTTACAAGTAGTTGGTATATATGAAGTACTGCGCCACTTTAGACATCTGGTCAGATTATCACCTTTTCGTGTGGAGGATCTGTGTGCTGCAGTGAGTTGTGAAGATCAAAGCAATCTACTTATTGAAATCCACATTATGTTGTTAAAAGCCTTGCTTAGAGAAGAGGATGCACAGCAGACTCATTTTGGCCCATTGGACCATAAAGACAGTGTTAACATAACTCTGTTCCTCTTAGATGTAATGACCTGGCCTGaagtactaagagtctatgttGAGAGTGACAAATCATTTGACAAAAATGTTGTTAAAATTGTAAACTCTTGTGAATACCCATTTACAAATGTAGGGGACCGTCTGGCGGTGCTGCAATTCTTGTGCAAtcaatttttaataacaaaCCCTGTGAGAGATGATTTACTCAGTGAAG tgCCTATACACTATGATGACCACTGCAGGGTCTGCCACCGGTTAGGAGACCTGCTTTGTTGTGAAACTTGCCCTGCTGTGTATCACTTGGAATGCGTGGATCCCCCCTTAGTTGATGTACCTTCTGAAGACTGGCAGTGTGCTCTCTGCAGACAACACAAAACTATAGGGGTCACAGACTGTTTACCTGATGCTGAAAAACAAGGCCTGCTATGCCGTCATGAACACTTGGGGTTTGATAGGCATGGCCGAAAGTATTGGTTCATTGCGCGTCGTATatttgt tGAGGCTGAAAATGGTGAAGTATGGTATTATTCATCTCCACAACAACTTCAGGAATTAATGGATGTTCTGGATGCCGATGAAATGGAAACGCCTCTGGTGCGTGAGTTGTTGGAAATGAAAGAAGAGATTCTCAGACAAATGACCATTACAGAAAAATTGACAAACCAAGCCAAGGGTAACCGCAAATCATATCTTGAAGTAGAAAATGCTAATATTCTTAAACAAAAGAAATTAAGACAAGAACAAAGGCAGCAGGAACAAAATATAGGACTTAGAATTGAAgatgaaaaagaaataaatgacTCCACTCTGGTACCTGATGGAGATGTAGAGAATGAAGTTACTGTTACCACAGAAGGTCCGGTGGTGGATTATGATGACAATGATATGAACAATGATGATGACtataagagaaaaaataatgctgctaataaattaaaaacatcaaCTCAGAAGAAAACTGAAGAAA TTTCAGAACGTCTTACAAGgctaaaatcaaatcaaatatcaaATGGGACTTATCTTTTTAAATTAGGAAATGAAAACCAGTTCAAAAATTATGTTAACCAGTACACCACAAATCCTTTGGCACTTAACAAACCACAGAGGAATGAAGAAAGAGACAAGAAGCGTTATATGTCACATAAGTTTTCTCTTTCCTGTGGTCAAGATTTTAAATGGATTGGCCTGCTGAATG CTACTAAACCATTACTGGTAGCAACACTTCGACAGACTTTGTTACAACTGGAATCTAATATAGTAGTACAGTTTATGCATCCTAATTGGACATTGTTGAGAAAACCATGGGTACAAGCTGTCCAACTATGTCAAGCACCAAGAGATTTCGCACGTGCTTTATGTGTTCTACAG GCATGTATAAAAAGCGTCGTGTGGTCTCCAGCATGGCATGAACAGCTAGGTCATGTTAGACTAATACGAACTACAGCTGTTGAGCGTGAGGAACGGAAAAAACTAgacaaaagagaaaaaaaagaaagagatgAGGAAGAGGAACGGAATAGAACAGCATataattttgtgaaatattcTCTTGGTCTTCGTCATCAG GTATGGAAACAAAAGGGGGAAGAGTACAGAATTCACGGACAATGGGGTTGGCTGTGGAACTCGTCAACTCGGAAAttcaaaaaacataatataaatttaaaacctaCTCTTAACCAAGGTCCAGCTAAAATTGCTGTAAGGGTTCGGGAAGGCAGCATCATCAAGGTATTGGCTGTCGAACCAAAAACTCATGAATATTTGATGTCATATGAAACTGCTGGTAATGATGTGCTGGAGAAAT tgccACCCTCAATGAGAAACCTGAAAATTGAAAAAGAAGATGATGATTTCGAAGAAATTGATGTTGAAAAAGCTTTAAGTTCATCAACAAGACGATATTATCCCAAGATTGCGAGAAAATCAAAACTAGATGATTTCCTTGCGCGACGCacatatttgaaatttatggAAGAAAAGAAACTAACAAACATATTAGCCAATGTGAAGAAAGAAGAAACAGATGTTAAAAGTGAAGATGATAAGAATATTGATATTGAAAATGACGAACCAGAGCAAGAGGAGACGTCTATCTGCGTTCCTCCTAATGATCTAAAGCACAAAACTGTAAATAACTCTGTTGCCAAAAATATTGACAACTTGAGAGATCAGTATGTGAAATTGACCCAGGTAACTAAACATTACAAATGTTATTCAGTGGGGTGTCACAAAATTGATACTTCAAATTTGCTACAAGGTTCAGGTGTCAAACATAGTTGCTACTCCCCTTCGTGTATCAAAAAGGAGAATATATTAAACGAACTTCTTTCCCTAATAAAGGGTAGTAAAATGGTTAACTCTACTAGTACTCTTATCAATTCAAAGGATAGCAACAGGATGTCCATTCTCGAGCAATATCTTCTGGGAAAGAGTTCAATCAACACGGTTAGCACAAATGAAAACATATTGACAGACTTGTTATCAGCAGTGGCTTGCGCACAAGAATGTGACGTTAAAAGTACCGATTACTTTGTTAAAAGGAAATTTAGTGAAGATTGTGACATAAACATAAAGACTGAAAAACAAGAAGACTTAAATGCCGCCTGTCTTCTTAAAACCGAAAGCACTCTCGAAGAATCTGCTGTACCAGCTGTAGGGAATGAAATGGATATTGATATTACTTGCAATAATAATGACGACAGCGAAGTTGAAATCGGACCTTTAAAAGAGTTAACTGATAATGATCCTCAGACCGAAGAGAGCCCAGATGCGGACGCAGATTCGGATCAATCCCGCCCGCCAATTCCGAAATTACGAATCACTAGAGGCAGATCAGCAAAACCGACACCTAGTAAAGCAATCCATAACAATAATGCCAACGATTCTTACAAGTGTTCAGTAACACCAGCTAAGGATAACCCACCCAAGTATCGTGCGACAGTCAACAGGCGGTTTGGGCAGACAAGACCACTAAAAAGAGAAGACAAGCAAATAAAGGAAGAAAAAACTGAAAGCGGATTTGTAAGAGTGTACTCTACAGAATACCCAAGCAGTAAAGTGTATTTAAAGAGAGTTCAAACTTCCGCCgtggaaaaaaaaaagaagcgaACACCTGTAAAATATCCTTTATGTTCCACATTTCACACAAGAAGCAAGGCAAAGACAATCATGGTATTACCGCACCATGAACTTAGAAAACTGTGTAGGCAAGCAGGTCTAAATACAGTATCTGGATTCAGTCACAGTGCAAAGCCTAATCAAGCAGTTTGGCCTTACCAATGCGCGAGACCCCTTTTTAAAACTTGTTGGTTGTATCGTACTGTTAACCTGCAGTGGCTGGCTAGCGCAGCTCTGCAACTTCGAGTTATGTGGACCTGTCTGAGATGGGACGACATGGCAGCCAAGCCGGCTACCGCCGACGGCAAGCATCAGCTGACGACCGACACCGAAATCGTGTCACTGGAGCTATTGAAACATCGTCACGTCGGTCAATTCTCAGAACGAACGCAATATCTCAGACGGCGCGTCGTCATTCCACTGGAACTTCCTAAAACAGTTCGCGAGGTAACCTCGATTCGCAGCGGATTACGAAAAAGGAAGCGGGCCGAATCTCCGCAGAATACTGAGCCGCAG GTTTCGGAGGAGTGGGTGGACGAGGACAAACTGGAGCTGTGGGAGGTGCGGCAGTACGGCGAGCGGGCCGAGCGCGCCACGCCCGTCACGCGCACGTCCACCGGCAAgctgccggcgcgcgcgccgccgcccgccgccgccgccgccaccgacCTCAAGGACAAGATGGAGCAGCAGCTGCGTGAACAGCGCGCCGCCCACCAACAAAAGAGAGCCCTCGAACTTTCGCAAG ACAAATCCAAAACAACTCCTAATCAGAATTCCGGAAAGAGCACTTTGACTTCTTTATTGACGACAAATGCATCTACACCAACTGGCCAAAAAACTGTTATTGGCACTAGGCGAATAATTATGACTAAAGGAGCCGACGGCACTACCCGAGTGGTCAGCCAGCCTATTGCGGTGGCGAAAACCCCGCAACCGGCCGAAACCGTGAAAGCCGCGGCGACGCCACAGAAGGAAGGTCCGCAAAAAGTTCAAATCATTCGAGCACCCGATGGAAAGTTGACAGTAAGGGGACTACTCGCCGGCCAGCAACTTATACAGATGCCTGACGGAAAGCTGCACGTCGTGATGGCTGGGCAGCATGGTATTGCCGGTCACTTGGTCGCGGCTTCATCCCCGGCACAAAAACCTGCAGAGCCAGCCTCTATCGAAAACAACGATAAGCTAGTCAGTATACCGAAAGCCGTAGTAGAAGAACCTAAACCGTCGCCACGGGTACCCGCGCAGCAAATAGTATTCCAAGGCAACAGACAAATAGTCGTCCAGCCTCAGCAAGTAGTAGTTCAGTCGACTCCCCGACCCGCGTTGCAGCCGCGACTGCAAACGGTGCTCGTGCAGGGGCAGATCATGCAGCGGCAAATGGCGCCCGCGCCGGCTCCacgccccgcgccgccgccgccgccgccgccgccgccgccgcggcccCGCCCGCCTAACACACAACAAATTGTCGTCAACAACCCAGTTCTCGTTCAACAAATCGCCGCTGGCAAAATTCAACTCGCCACTGTGAACGGCCAGCAAGTGCTAATACGACCCACTGGGAATAATCAAGCTCAAATCGTAGCGCACATAGGCCAGAGTATCACGCAGCCGGCAGCCCCCGCGCCTGTCGCGGCGCAACTGCCCGTCGTGCGCCCCGCCGTGGTGGCTCCGGCGCCGTCGGCAGCACCTCCACCGCCTCAGCTACCGCAGCTGCAGCAGCAGatccaacaacaacaacagcagcaacaacaacaacagcagcagcagcagcaacaacaacaacaacaacaacaacaacaacaacagcagcAACAACAACTCACAGAGGACCAAATCACCGAAAACCGTCTATTAGTCGGACAACCGCCTGGCACAGTTATTAAGACTGTCACAGCACAG GTTATGCAAACAAGTAGTGGTCCAAGAATAGTTTTGCAAGGCTTGCATGGATATTCCCTAACACCGCAACAACTCGCCTTAGTGCAACATCAAGTGAAACAACAGCTGCTTAAAG CCCAGGAATCGACGGGAAAGCAGGGCATGTTGGGGCCGATGAAAATGTATTTAGCTGTTCAGCCCCCGCCCACCGCGCCGCCGCCACTCGCCCCCGTCGCTCCACAAGCCTTGCAACCTGTTCCACTACCTACGCACCAG GAAGTTAATGAAGATCATGTAAAGCGTCAACCGCTGGTAAACGGCGAAGATAGCGTAGCGGAGGCGACCAGTCACAAGGAAGCGACCCCTTCCAACCCTGAGGACATACCCCAGAACAAAACTAAAACAGATATAGTTAATTCCAGCCAGGACGTTGTCATACAAAGTAATAAGTTCGTGCTCACGCCAGATTACATTCAACAGA CAATCAAAAGTGCACTCAAACAAGAGAATTTAAACCCCGAGATAGAGGAAAAACTTCTCCAGCTCCAGCGCTACCAAGAAAAACAGATGAAGCCAGAAGCGAACGTAATTGCCCAGCAAATGGAGCGTGAGCCGCGCGTAGTGGCGGTTGCGGCGCGCGCGAGGAcgccgtcgccgccgccgccggcgcgcCGCCGCGTCGTGTCGCGCCACaccgacgacgacgacgagtGGGTCGATAGCAGCCCGCGCAAGCGGCTGCGCGGCGCGCGTGCGCcctcgccgccgcccgccgcgcccgcgcccgcgcctgcgccgccgccgccgccccgacCCCCGCCCCGCGCGCCCGCCCGCGCTGCCGCCACGCCCGCGCCTGCCGCCCCGCCCGCCCAGAGACCACCCGTCTCCGCGCTCGACGAGCGACGTCGCGCCGCCTCCAACCATTCGCGTATGCAGATGCTTCTCTTCAAACATAAAGAGATGCTCAAGAAAGACATCATAAAGAAACGAGGGTTATTGGAGAAGGAGTTGGGGATCGAAATACAG AAGGAGTTGTCAGCAGAGTTAGCGCTTAGGACGCGAGCCGAGCGAAGCAAACAAGAGGAAGTGCGCGGTGGCAGCGGCGGTGGGAAGCGGCGGTCTGGCGGTGCCCGCGATAACACACCGCGCGCCGGCGGGAAAAAACCCGTCAAGAAAGAAAAGCTTCTTTGCATTTGCCGAACACCTTATGATAATACAAA ATTCTACGTGGGTTGTGAGCACTGCAGCAACTGGTTCCACGGCGATTGCGTAGGCGTGACGGAGGAGATGAGCAAAACGATGGAGGAGTACGTGTGCCCTGACTGCCGCCGCGCCGCGGAGACGCAAGAACTGTACTGCCTGTGCCGCCAACCTTACGACAACTCGCA ATTTTACATATGCTGCGACCGATGTCAAGATTGGTTTCACGGACGTTGTGTTGGTATCTTGCAGTCCGAAGCAGATAATATCGACGAATACATTTGCCCCAATTGCCAAAAGAATAACTCTGTCAATTATGCTAATATGAAGGAACTCACCATGAAAGACTTTGAAAACTTGAAGAGGCTTATAAAGCAAATACAGTTACATAAAAATGCGTGGCCGTTTATGGAACCTGTCGACCCCAGAGAAGCTCCTACAtactacaaaattattaaagaacCTATGG atCTACAAACTGTGGAACGAAAAGTGAATGAACAGACATATGTTATGTTAAGTGAATTTATTGGTGATATGACTAAAATATTCGACAACTGTCGGTACTTTAATCCTAAAGACTCCGAGTTTTATCGCTGTGCAGATGGGCTAGAAGCATTTTTtgcacaaaaaattaaatactttcgtGAAAAATTATTCGAATCAACGCAATGA
- the AIMP2 gene encoding aaRS-interacting multifunctional protein 2 isoform X1, translating into MYHMRNIVNHDSEILLPKCMYNLKNIYSFDPPNNFNELPEEEINIDVRNQVMKFLKIPSGEMADLEVRQDLLLKKLDILYDRIKTISAFCSVDSVQETKIIKKVPVMEIPEEIVLIYSPDCLPWFLKKIIKESAHPVNVSWHIHSSVPSERVKKILAFVKTFPKFVNNLKVNIRLIFKCVSADPELKLSSLDVPIVGNVNILRYLSLAFPSVIPYDSEDYNVDSLLDTCHVLERTTEKNKEVLTKKIFSQNKKWINKDEFSILDAATFNILKQWQNSAKYAPKDWLAKCEKLF; encoded by the exons ATGTATCACATGAGAAATATTGTCAATCATGACAGTGAGATATTATTACCCAAGTGCATGTAtaatctaaaaaatatttatagtttcgACCCTCCCAATAATTTCAATGAATTGCCTGAAGAAGAAATCAATATCGATGTTAGGAACCAGGTTATGAAGTTtctaaag ATTCCAAGTGGAGAAATGGCAGACTTGGAAGTAAGACAGGATTTACTTCTGAAGAAACTTGACATACTTTATGATAGAATTAAAACTATAAGTGCATTTTGTAGTGTGGACAGTGTGCAAGAGaccaaaatcattaaaaaagtaCCAGTT ATGGAGATACCGGAAGAAATTGTTTTGATATATAGCCCAGACTGCTTACCATGGTTCCTGAAAAAGATAATTAAGGAGTCTGCTCATCCTGTAAATGTTTCATGGCATATTCACTCTTCTGTACCCAGTGAAAGAGTAAagaaaatactagcttttgtaAAGACATTTCCCAAATTTGTAAACAACTTAAAAGTCAATATAAGGCTGATATTTAAATGTG TTTCAGCTGATCCAGAGCTAAAATTGTCATCTCTGGATGTACCAATAGTTGGAAATGTTAATATACTTCGATATTTGTCCCTTGCTTTTCCATCAGTAATACCATATGACTCGGAAGACTATAATGTGGACAGTCTTCTGGACACCTGCCATGTCTTAGAAAGAACAACTGAGAAGAATAAAGAAGTTTTAACCAAGAAAATATTCTCACAGAACAAAAAATGGATCAATAAAGACGAGTTCTCTATTCTAGATGCAGCTAcatttaatatacttaagcAATGGCAAAACAGTGCTAAGTATGCTCCGAAGGATTGGTTAGCAAAatgtgaaaaattgttttaa
- the AIMP2 gene encoding aaRS-interacting multifunctional protein 2 isoform X2, whose product MYHMRNIVNHDSEILLPKCMYNLKNIYSFDPPNNFNELPEEEINIDVRNQIPSGEMADLEVRQDLLLKKLDILYDRIKTISAFCSVDSVQETKIIKKVPVMEIPEEIVLIYSPDCLPWFLKKIIKESAHPVNVSWHIHSSVPSERVKKILAFVKTFPKFVNNLKVNIRLIFKCVSADPELKLSSLDVPIVGNVNILRYLSLAFPSVIPYDSEDYNVDSLLDTCHVLERTTEKNKEVLTKKIFSQNKKWINKDEFSILDAATFNILKQWQNSAKYAPKDWLAKCEKLF is encoded by the exons ATGTATCACATGAGAAATATTGTCAATCATGACAGTGAGATATTATTACCCAAGTGCATGTAtaatctaaaaaatatttatagtttcgACCCTCCCAATAATTTCAATGAATTGCCTGAAGAAGAAATCAATATCGATGTTAGGAACCAG ATTCCAAGTGGAGAAATGGCAGACTTGGAAGTAAGACAGGATTTACTTCTGAAGAAACTTGACATACTTTATGATAGAATTAAAACTATAAGTGCATTTTGTAGTGTGGACAGTGTGCAAGAGaccaaaatcattaaaaaagtaCCAGTT ATGGAGATACCGGAAGAAATTGTTTTGATATATAGCCCAGACTGCTTACCATGGTTCCTGAAAAAGATAATTAAGGAGTCTGCTCATCCTGTAAATGTTTCATGGCATATTCACTCTTCTGTACCCAGTGAAAGAGTAAagaaaatactagcttttgtaAAGACATTTCCCAAATTTGTAAACAACTTAAAAGTCAATATAAGGCTGATATTTAAATGTG TTTCAGCTGATCCAGAGCTAAAATTGTCATCTCTGGATGTACCAATAGTTGGAAATGTTAATATACTTCGATATTTGTCCCTTGCTTTTCCATCAGTAATACCATATGACTCGGAAGACTATAATGTGGACAGTCTTCTGGACACCTGCCATGTCTTAGAAAGAACAACTGAGAAGAATAAAGAAGTTTTAACCAAGAAAATATTCTCACAGAACAAAAAATGGATCAATAAAGACGAGTTCTCTATTCTAGATGCAGCTAcatttaatatacttaagcAATGGCAAAACAGTGCTAAGTATGCTCCGAAGGATTGGTTAGCAAAatgtgaaaaattgttttaa
- the AIMP2 gene encoding aaRS-interacting multifunctional protein 2 isoform X3 — translation MADLEVRQDLLLKKLDILYDRIKTISAFCSVDSVQETKIIKKVPVMEIPEEIVLIYSPDCLPWFLKKIIKESAHPVNVSWHIHSSVPSERVKKILAFVKTFPKFVNNLKVNIRLIFKCVSADPELKLSSLDVPIVGNVNILRYLSLAFPSVIPYDSEDYNVDSLLDTCHVLERTTEKNKEVLTKKIFSQNKKWINKDEFSILDAATFNILKQWQNSAKYAPKDWLAKCEKLF, via the exons ATGGCAGACTTGGAAGTAAGACAGGATTTACTTCTGAAGAAACTTGACATACTTTATGATAGAATTAAAACTATAAGTGCATTTTGTAGTGTGGACAGTGTGCAAGAGaccaaaatcattaaaaaagtaCCAGTT ATGGAGATACCGGAAGAAATTGTTTTGATATATAGCCCAGACTGCTTACCATGGTTCCTGAAAAAGATAATTAAGGAGTCTGCTCATCCTGTAAATGTTTCATGGCATATTCACTCTTCTGTACCCAGTGAAAGAGTAAagaaaatactagcttttgtaAAGACATTTCCCAAATTTGTAAACAACTTAAAAGTCAATATAAGGCTGATATTTAAATGTG TTTCAGCTGATCCAGAGCTAAAATTGTCATCTCTGGATGTACCAATAGTTGGAAATGTTAATATACTTCGATATTTGTCCCTTGCTTTTCCATCAGTAATACCATATGACTCGGAAGACTATAATGTGGACAGTCTTCTGGACACCTGCCATGTCTTAGAAAGAACAACTGAGAAGAATAAAGAAGTTTTAACCAAGAAAATATTCTCACAGAACAAAAAATGGATCAATAAAGACGAGTTCTCTATTCTAGATGCAGCTAcatttaatatacttaagcAATGGCAAAACAGTGCTAAGTATGCTCCGAAGGATTGGTTAGCAAAatgtgaaaaattgttttaa